Proteins from one Salvelinus sp. IW2-2015 linkage group LG32, ASM291031v2, whole genome shotgun sequence genomic window:
- the pi15b gene encoding peptidase inhibitor 15, with product MKGMCYFTNVVLFCIASGASGWLIHNSTESTSIANFTDMNSTLNAQVSALTPKSRRKRWISQSDMLTILDYHNKVRANVFPPAANMEYMVWDEGLARSAEAWAATCLWEHGPPFLLRYLGQNLSVRTGGYRSILQLVKPWYDEVNDYMFPYPRDCNPRCPMRCSAPMCTHYTQMVWATTNRVGCAVQTCYNMVVWGAMWRQATYLVCNYSPKGNWVGEPPYRVGIPCSACPPSYGGSCSNNLCFPAITSNYMYWFK from the exons ATGAAAGGCATGTGCTATTTTACCAATGTGGTCCTGTTCTGCATAGCCAGTGGAGCAAGTGGATGGCTCATCCATAACTCGACAGAATCCACTTCAATAGCCAATTTCACCGACATGAACTCAACGTTAAACGCGCAGGTGTCTGCGCTCACCCCCAAGTCTAGACGGAAACGCTGGATTTCACAAAGCGACATGCTTACCATCCTTGACTATCACAATAAAGTCCGAGCAAACGTCTTTCCACCTGCTGCAAATATGGAGTATATG GTGTGGGATGAAGGCCTTGCCAGATCTGCTGAAGCCTGGGCAGCCACGTGTCTCTGGGAACATGGACCACCATTTCTACTGAGATACCTGGGACAGAACCTGTCGGTCAGAACAGGGGG ATATCGCTCCATTCTGCAGCTGGTCAAACCTTGGTATGACGAAGTCAATGATTACATGTTTCCATACCCTCGTGACTGCAACCCCAGGTGTCCTATGAGGTGCTCTGCACCGATGTGTACACATTACACTCAG ATGGTGTGGGCTACAACGAACAGAGTTGGGTGTGCAGTTCAAACGTGCTATAACATGGTTGTCTGGGGAGCCATGTGGAGACAAGCAACATACCTGGTCTGTAATTATTCCCCAAA GGGGAACTGGGTAGGAGAACCTCCCTACAGAGTTGGCATCCCATGTTCAGCATGCCCAC